Part of the Temnothorax longispinosus isolate EJ_2023e chromosome 5, Tlon_JGU_v1, whole genome shotgun sequence genome is shown below.
gtaaaccTGTAAGCCGTCGGTGGCGCAGCGAGAGTGTTTCTCCTCGTGACATGCCGCAAGGATGATCCTGTTGTACTTTCGGTATCTTCCAATACACCGCACTTGCTAATGTCAGTCTCAACCAGGACGGAGCACTGCGACCACATCTTGTTGAGCCTGGTACTGGAGCTTTCGTCGAATCTATCGACACTCTCCTCGCGATCGATGCTAGAACTCTGCGAGGAGACGGGCTCCTCGACGGAGCTGGTTTTTTCACCGTTACAGACCAACGACTCGCCCTCCGCTGACTTTGTGTATTTGAGTAAGATAGGCTGGCCACCAGAGCCCGCGTGCTGCCAGGTCTCCGTTTCAGTAATAGACACCAGGTCCTCCTGCAGACCGAGATCGCGACATGTCTCATCTGTTGTAAATATCAGCTCGATGTCGTCCAATTCTTCCGATTCATTTTCCGAGTGTTCGTTCGGTCTCGGCGAATCACCCGGTTGACCCTGCCGATGTATCTGAGATTGATCCACTTGATCGCTGAACACGGAATTATCGCCCTCAGAAATGGATTTCAAACTCAAGTCTTCGGTATCCTTCTCAGGAATGTCTAAATGATCCATATTAGCTGGATCGCCTAGAATCGCCAACGAATAGAacacgtttaaaaatattttaataaaagatatgtatatgtatatatatttttaaaaaagtctaACAATAAATCGTGCTTtccataattttcaatatctcgttaaaaaaaatttttagcttatatttatgaatcatCTACCTGAGATTTCCACTCGAGGCTCATCCTCGTTGCCAGTCACATTCGTTGTCAAAGTCGAGGATTTGTGGTTCTCATTTAGGGAAACGTTCAGCATCGTGGACGCTATCTCGGTAATTTTGGTATTAACTGTGCTTTTGGAAGATTTTGATGAATCTTGAAACTTGTCGGGTCGGTTAGCACGAGAAGACAGATCAGGACtattgttgttgctgctgctacCACTGTCGCGGTCAGAGGCTGGTTCGTTAAACGCGATCTTAGCATCAGTAGCAATCTTCTTGGGCACATCCATAGTGGTTTCCTCAGGATCCGTCGGTTGActgttatgtaaaaaaatttcaatgaatCTGCTGTTGATTCGTCGATTGAATCCTTGCATCGAAGGATCCATTTTCTACGCTAGCGATTAAATCAATTTGTACTCACTCCATATGGGCTTCTACGACGAGTCGGACGTGTTTCGACTGAAGCGGAGGGCTGGTCGCCGCATCGCACGAGAATTCGCAGCTTCTACTCAGGATCTTTCGCCTGAGCACGTGATTCTCGAGAGCCAGACGGCCAACCTCATCAGCGTAGCTTTCGCCGGAAAAATTCCCGACGCTTTCCTGCAGTCGGCGGAGCTCCTCGCGTGACGAGTCCAAAGCTGAGCGCAGTGACACAACTGTCTGCAACACGAGCAAGACAAGCTAAAACTTTTTATCTCAACGAGAGATATGTAGCAATGAAAAtgatatgaataattaataacaattattttaataattaataatttttaatataagagtTGATATAAATCGCAGTAGATACTTTTAGCACCAATTGCAAATAAGATTAACAATTATCTgctaaagaaaaagaatccTCTTTAAccgtgtaataaataaaatgtaataaaataaaacggcaATATATCGTACTTGGTGTAAGGCTCTTATGACGTCTAATCCGGATATTCCCTGGGATGGCAAGGTGCTCCGGAAGAGCCTCTGAAGAGACGATTGGCCAGTTTCGGCTTCCATGCCTCCACCACCCCGCCTAATGTTTTCGAGTGGATTCTACTTCCGCTACGGATCATGCCGAATTCGCTGTTGCCCGTCgctctgtttttttttttctccagcGAGATCCTTGCTTCTCAACAGCAGAATAGCTTTGACTTGGTTCAGCTAAATCTCTTCATTTCTCAGCATGTTTGTTCTTCTGCAAAGTAcgacattaatttttcaaaagattGATCGTCGTTAACATTAATTAAGTGTCTTTCGCctaattttcttctctttacatttttcaagtaatattttttacacattaaACGCCAATTTCTTCCtccttaaatttattttctacaatcTCAAGTATTAGCTTAAATGTCAACGCATCAGTTTTTcctaagaaaattttattacattcttcaTGGCTTACGTCCCTTATAGGTAaacaatttgtatataaataacagtGTAATAGGTAACTATTTACTGTTTATGATATAAATGTTTGCaaatattgcataatataaaatcaattaataaaaatttgacaatGCTGAAAAGTGAAATTGAAGGACACAcatgatattttttctcaaaaagaaCGACAATGTAATTAACGTatgattttaacattaaacCATCTGTGTGTATATCGCGAAATTCAacggtaaaaataaaattaaaaggcaaaatattcaacagagagaaattatttagcTTCAGTCCATAGAACTTTAagattgaataattatttcagatatCTGATATTATATCCTTTAgaagagtaataaaaaattatagctaCGACAAGCTAACACAAGAAAGCAAAATCGATGTACCGTTAAAAAAGGagcaaaaaattatagctaTTACAAGCTAGTACAAGTAAAATCAatgattgataaaattaactaGTCTTCAGAAAATATCAGAGAgtttaaattttgtacatatgttacacacacatatatatataatagataaatatatgtgtatattgtatataaataaataaataaattacacacatatatatatatatatatatatatatatatatatataaaatttgtaagcttatatatacatataggtatatatactCACAAAGGTATAAATTTAGCGATATGCTATTCTCTCGATTATTCTATTAATCTATACATGTTTCTCGTATAATTTGCGTCGCATTTCGCAGCCGAAAATGCGTTTCATTCTTTAAAGAACCACTCGCCACACAAGCAAAACCGTCACAGGTAACCGGGTAACTCGTTCGCGGAGGCTCACCTCTGTTTCAAAAAGATTTGTCGGCGAGCAGAGTTTGCATCCCTGGAAATATCGGTGATCCGGTGAATGCGATTTTTCGTCGACGGAAAATTAATCACGGACTTACATCCTCACGCATCGGGTGTGTTGTACATCGGCGACATAATACGCCGTCGGAAAATCGCTGGAAAATCCCTAGAAAATTCCGAGGTCGCGGGACAACTTTACCGTCGGCGAGCGGCGCGTGTCGACGATGGGCTCGATCTCGTCGCCGCGAGATGATCTCCCGTCATTTttcacaagaaaaaaaattaattgcacgaGATGCGTCGCTGAAAACGCCGTTGGAAAATATCCAGAGATGTTTTGGCCGCCGCCGAGTCAAGTCAAATCACTGTAACGGCCGTCTCGAGTCAAGTCGATGACACTGTCGCGAAAAACTGTTGTTGGCGATGACAGCCGCAGACAGCTGAGACAGCTACGgagacggcgacggcgacgatgacAGGAGCGATCGATCCGACCGTTCGATCGCGGCGGTTACATCGATGACGCGGGGGACCGAGAAGACGCGCGGCCGTGAGGGTGCGCGATGAGGAAGGCGCGCGGCGAGGTCGGCGAGGAGGTCCGAGGGACGGCCGAGCGGGCCGAGGCCGCACGAATACGGCgtcgacgaggacgacgaggacgttcgatcgcgacgacgacgggcgCCGTCGCCCGCTTCTTCGGCCACGGTCGGCCGCTCACGGCGATGCCGTACGAGGCATCGCGGCATCGCGCGCGTGCTCTCGCGCTATGCCGGGCCAACCGGGCACGCTGCCGTCAGTGCCGTCGCCCGCGGGATACGAGGATGCGACGGGCAAGGAGTTTACGTCGAGCGTCGGTCGCGCTCAGTCGCGCTGACCGGAGAGCTGTCAGCTGTCACTAGTGTCACTTGTCACTGGCAGACTGCTCACTGCCGCCAACTGATGCCGCCGCCATCTGTGAGACGCCTCGCGCCAGGGATACCAacgttccgcgcgcgcgcgacgaccgATCGTTCGGACGCGTTCTCAAGTGACGTGAGAAAGTAGAGTAAATCCGGAGATTCCGGAGCGCGGTCATTTCCGGAGTATCCGGACACCGACGaggtatacatattttattgtaaaaatattagataatggGTTTGTTTTTCCATTGTCGAACTGatggctgcactagttcagagtttagCTTTTTTACTCCAtattaaaaggaaaaagatacgaatataaaatagacctattatattataagaatatatccTGACAAATCTGATGCGTAACCGCAAATGCATCGACCTACAGTATAAAAGGCTGCAATACATTTGATGCTACAATTATGCTCTAAAACGAGCTTTAAAACGttcttcctctccttctttcttcgctaagagaaaggagaagagaaatGCTTGGAAACATTTGTAGTGTTAAATGAACCGCAGCTTTCAACTGCTGTAGCAAAGATCCCTCCTTTACTCATGTACGAAACAGGATAGCAAATGGCCGCGGATTATCTTCGTCTCTATCTAATACGTGATTGGTTAATATTCGGTCGCTTAGGAACGtagcgaaataaatttgttttgttaaaaaatcaaacataCTTTGCATGGAACTTTGCAAACAGATGTTGCAAACAGTCCTGATGGAAAAAAAACAGACATTGGTCGCAATgaaacacatatacatattttcgaCTTGCGTCATACTAATGTACATATGCGTAAGAAAATTGACCAAACACACATGtccgatataaatttaaattagacaCGTAATTGGCCAATTTCCTTATTGCGCGTGCGTTATTATGCGGGTTTGTCTGGATATATATACTCTACTACTAAAAACTATTAACTGTGGGGGCAAATTATCGTGAATAATAGGGCCCTAGGGCCCGGAGGTAATTGAATTGAAGAATCGATACTATCGACTACGGatgcatatttttcatttcaagTAACGACAAATGTGAGGCGTTATCTAAATTCATCTTCGACTTTGAGAACTTTGTAACGCGAAATTCGTCGACGGTGTCGGTAAAAtctcttgaaaatatatttctcaagtCTGCAAAACTGAACAACGTTTGGTACGACGAAAAATAGTCAAGGATGTAAACGTCATCCTgtcttttatcaatttttttctttcaaacatcaatttacaaatatctttTCGCAGTTTTGTCTTTCGGAGTCGACAAGTAGCGCTGCTACCGTTCCCTCTGAAGTTCGCGACGATCGTGACGTCACGTGTGGGCAGGTAGATAAAACCGCTACGCAGTATCGTCGCGCACAGCTCCGGCGTCTTCGAAGTCCAAGTATGTAATATGTATCCCGTACCCTGGATGGAGACATTCCGGTATACCTTTCGTTCTTTACACAATCCGAGATCCATCACAAGAATCGAATGGATCATGCGCTGCCTAACAATAAGTAAGAATTAGATGCAAAATGGTCATATTGATGGAAATACTCGAAatagtgcgcgcgcgcgcgcgcgtgcaattCGGAGCGCGATCTCTATTATCATCTAAAGCCGCCCCTGGCCAGCAGGCTGGCGGGGAAACGGCGGAGGGGCGCGGGAGGGAGACAAACAcggtcggcggcggcggcggagtcGTGGTCGTCGGCGCCGTGCCTCGTCACGGGCACGCATCGAAATCGGGGCGCGGGCGCGGGTGTCACGCGGTCAGTGCTTGACGCGGGTCGGGCCCCCGACGTCTCCTTTACGGACGTTTGGGTTTCTTTCGGCGCCGTGCGGACGCGGCCGGGTCTCTCTCTCGGGGCCCCTCTTCCCCTCCCCCCTGCCCCGCTGCCGGCGCCGCGCGCGGCGGGGCCTCCACGGCGATTTGATTGGGCGGGGTCGCGGGCGCACCGCCACCCTCCACCGCCGCTCACCGTACGATGAGGGACATGGAGCGACCTCGGTGTTGCTAGTGGTGAGCTGATCGCCGCCGCCGTCCGAGGCGACCGCCGATAGTCGGTCGGGGTCTTTCTCGTCGGAGCGCTCGGCGTCGTGtccgctgcgccgcgccgcgctcaTATTAAATGGCCGCGACGACTACGCGCGCGACGACTCAGCTACGCCTACGGCTTATGACGTCGCTCTGAGAAACGAGAaaccgagagaaaaaaaaagaaagacacGCACACgcaaaaaagagagagaaagcccCGCCAGTACGCGCTTTGCTCCCCGTCGTGGCTCGAAAGGTAGGAATTTTTTCCCACCGCGATTTCGGACGCGCGCTCTAGCTATGTCTGTCTCTGTCTGTATATACTCTggccccccccctccctcaaCCCACTCTCAGCACCCCCTCGCGCTTCGCCTCTCGTCTCGCTCAAGCACCTAGCACCTTCACTCTTCCCCGCTGTGTTACCGCTGATCGCTCGCGCTTTGTCTCTCTGTGTGGCTTTCCCTCcccgctctcgctctctcttctctctctctctctttgtcccTCTCCACGCTCTCTCGGCCCCTTTTTCCTCCTCGACCTCTCTCCGCCGTTTCTCCATACCGCCGCCCCTGTAGGACGTTCTTTCGATACTCCAACTCGCTCGACGCGTTTTTCCGACGGAGTCGGTGAAATAAATTCCGAGATACCGTTCCCCGGCGGGCtcttctttcccttttttttttagacgtAACATatacgcgccgcgccgtgccgtgccCTCCTTTACCCGAGAGTCGCGCCGCCGCTCGTACCCGACGCGCGTTCAGCGTTCAGGCCTTCTCGCCTCCCTTTGTCTCGGCGAGCGATAGGCAGGCCAGGCGGGCACGCACACGGTGGTTCTTTCGTTTCCACGATAAGAGAATGCTAGCCGCGTTATATCGCCGGCGCACGAGAATTAACATGTACTACTACTGCGCACCGCGGTCTGGCCGAGAAAGGAGTTCagggaggaaaagaaaaggaggaaaagaaaaaaaaaagagttcgTTACACTCAAGAGAGTCCCAGTCGCTTCGCTCCGCACGCTGCACCTGCGACGTGTGTTTTTTTgtctccctccccctcttcTTCCGCCTCTTTCCTGCCTCCCCCTTCCTCCTACTCCCCCTCCCACCCGGTCCGACGCACATCTGATCCTTTTGTCTGGCCGATCGGgacgtacgtgtgtgtgtacgcgcgcgcgcgtatagtGTACCGTACGTTTGTTTGTATACAAATATCCGTTAAACGCGTGCACGAGCGCGTACGTACGTACTCGCGGTGCCCGCTCGTGCAACCCCGTCGATGTTCGAGCCGGATAGTGTCACATGTAACCCGAAAACCATAGCTTTCCCGGAAACAAAGAGATATCAAtgtggggaaaaaaaaaacaaaacgtGCGCCAGAGTAGAGTAATTCGCAAATCTTGTCGCGCGAATATCAATGTTTAACGCGAACGTGAGGAGAGtctcttaaattttaatgaatttaaaacCCGGTTATCGATGTGAGTGAAACGAGAAATTTGAATTCGAAGGAGAGCAGAAATCCAAGATAGCAATTTGAAGTCGAGAAGTgtgacttttttttcttcctagaaagagatattaaatttttttttaggtatgTACACGAGAAAGTCGGGATTCAACGCGGCAAATTCAAGTACCAAGTTGAGAGGTAATTTTTGcttcttttaaaaagtaatatcgAATCTTTCGAGATGCGCGGAGAAAGTAAGAAATCCTGCAGACGATCGAAGTACGAAGTTGAGAGCTACGAGCTACgagttttattgttttttggGAAGGcgataaatttttcagatatacGGTGCTCCGTAGGCGCACAGCatatacgtatttatattattaaagcgCAATACGATTTtcagaagagaaaaaaacagaCGTAGCGTAGCtacaattgaaataaatctttacAAGTTGAACCTGCAATTACATCTTACGTGTAATTGTTCGATGACAATATTACCGCATGTCTAAACGGCAGTGACAAGGAAAATTGGATAATCGTGGGGTTGGGgtgccgagagagagagcgagagagcaagagagaaaggggacgGGACGGTGTCCTAACATTGTGGCGCACGCACACCCCCGCATGTACGATGTGTATTTGTAGGAGCATGCATATACCGGGCGCGCATTTCCCATCTTCGTCCTCGTcgtgcggcgcggcgtggcgcggcgcgcaGACACGCGTCTCGCGAGGCTCACGTCGTTCGCGTTGCGACGACGAACGCGGAGGATACGACCAGCCCGGACCGAAAGATCGAACGCGATCGAACGGGATTGAACGGgggtccgcgcgcgcgcgcggattttCTCCTACGCGACGGAGGTGGAAGCGTAACGGCGAGCGGCCGATCTTAGCAATTAACGGTACATCGCCGGCCGAGTATTTAAGCCGCTGACCCTTTAAATCCGTACGCGCGTGTGACGCCCTTCGATCGATTCTGTGTCGCGTGtctgtgtgtatgtatgtgtcgaccacgcgcgcgcgcgcacgcatgcATGTGTGTGTACCGGCCGGGAATTGCGTTTCTGCATACGGGGTGTCCTCTCAGCCAGGGACGCTCGCCGATACTCCGATATTGGAGATGCTATCGACAGCTTTCCATTGATATTTTAGCATCGACGCTTCGCGAATTCGAATTGATGGAAAATCTTAGTGCAAACGGATGCtctcttctttattattttcctttttttttaacggcTTGTAATTACGGTCGAAACGGATCATTTTGTTCGTCATGTGCCTTTTTGATTTCCAATAATTGAATTGTCCTTTTTTGGGGATGTAACAAACAGTGTCGAAAATAATGAACGTTGTTCTTGATATCTATTAACCCGCTGGCGATAATTATGTGAATAAATGTCGGTATTGTTTTtaacatagatatataattgagatatatgtataatacctGCACAGATCTGGATGAATTTGAAGTAGATTTTGCttgtaataaaactttaattgttGAGTAACGAAGTTGAGTAActtcgttatttttaaataaaaatgactcGATAAACAGCCATTTTTATAGCTTGgcttttaatatctttaagcGCTTAGGATATCCGGTATACGTGTACATCCTACATAAGACTTATCAAATAGACCAATACGTGCGTCACAACTCTGCTACATGTGGAGAATtacaattgaattattaaaacgcGCTAGAAATATCAGCTGCGTTGACATATAACATACATtgtatgtaacataaatagttaaatattaaaactgaaATAACTTTAAACTAAAAAcctattaaaataactattaaattaaaaaactagACATAATCGGTTATAgttaataagattatataattagacgaaaaataattacagcGTGAATCGATGGAATTTTTGATAAGTGTACTTTTTCGAGAGTTCGTGCATAAAGTAAGAGGTGCGCTGAAAATATTTGGGCTTGATTTGTAATTGTATCTATATTCCTCACTGGTTAAACTTCATCTCGTGCAAAATATACAGAAGCTGCAGCGTACGTATTGTCCGACAGAACGCGAGGCAAAATTACGCGACGGAGATGAACCTGGCGACGCGCACtcaggaattaaaaattcgatttgGAAAGAGATGATCCTTGCTCTGAGAGTCGTCTGTCCGTTTTGCCGATATTCGGGATTTACGGTCCGCCGTTAAATCGCGAATTAAAAACGCACTTGGGAAACgcgaatgaaaaatatataggtaacAACAGGGACCCGGAGAACCCGGGTGGTCGTTCTGTGTGCAGCGTGCATACTTATAAATGCATAGAATTTTTCAATAGACGGACCAGAAAGACCGGTGCACGCGTAGCAGCTTTTCCGAAGATCCGTCTAGCGGTTTGCAGGCTAAGATTTAAACCGTGCGGTCGCAACTCCGCCGCCGTCTTCCTGTAATTGATACATCGATTTGATgacccccccctcccccctcgtTAAGGGAAAAATATCAAGGGTATTTGATATTTGGCGatcacacaaaaaatattatataaactacataataaatatattccttTTCATAACATTTTACTGCAAAACCtcaagtataatattattgtatttattactatGAAAATTGacaatgaattatatatatattttgtattgtattatatatgaaattatatatatattttgtattgtaaaagcatattttactttattagatGCAATactagaattatatatataatgtgtgaataaaatataaattttaatatacaataaattcaatttataaatttatatatattttaaatatataaatttaatttataaatttatatattttaatatatacattttattttagttgaCACACATTTACTTTTTTGTGATATTAGAATATCTAGAAACGCGATAGCCAGTCAATTTATCGTAAGAACGGAGAGTTAATTAGGCTACCGTGTCGTTTTTCCTTCTGTGGCGAATGTTTCCGGATTTTATTTGTATGAGTTTTTAGTTTTTACAATTGTTGTGACAACAGCCATTAATTGCAAACTCTTCTAAAACCATCTGTAgtcaaaatttataacaatatttttttcccgacgacgatgacgttttttaaatgaaaattttacaatccGGACTTTGTGCAATATCTTTCTTCACAGGGGCacatagaagaaaaataaaagcgcTTTTGTTATATAACTGAAACCCCAGCTAATTAAACCTATTACGAACTTGAGTAATTCAGGCTAGAAGCGTTATTGCGATACTATAATTGAAGATACTCTCAAGTTGTACTCGCGTAAAGATACAACGGTCTGTCTCGCCGTTGCGCATGGAACTTGGCGTGAAACcgtgcctctctctctctctctctctctctttctctcttgattgctacattaatattgtaatttttactttactttcaGACATAATAAACAGACCACTCGTACAAAAGCAACTGCACacagaaaaatttgtaaaatttttatctcatgcACTTTAGTGAAATttgattgttttaaattaaactattcgaaataattacaacaatcttttttgcgaaatataaaacttgcgtgtttttaaatataaattgaaaatataccTTCTGTTATAATGTATTTGGACAATAAAAgctttattgtaatatttaatctattttttccgAAGAAATCAACtctaaagagagaaaaagtatattatatttcgattttAAAGGTATTAAAGGTTTTATATACCGCGTCTCATTTCGTCAGACTATAGTTAAGGATAGGAGAGGCCTAGGAACCATCAGTACGCTTTACATAAGAATCCAAGAATTCTGACTATGCCTTTGCGCGGCTATCTCGGCGTGGTTTCACGTCCGCCTAAGGTTGGTTCAAAACGAAGAAGCAGCGGAGGGTTAGTCGAGCCCGGACAAGAGAGGTCCCTTTCGCCCTTTGCGTTATACAAAGGATACTTGAGCTTTCGCGGTAATCATTATACGGTAATTGGTATATCTTCATCCgctttctgggaaaacggctTCGTTGCAAGACTCGGGTCGTCGGAGCCGACGGAGGTGGCTATCCGGTTCGGAACTCGCGAATTATAAACGTACTCGGGATCCTAAAagtttcatgaaaaaataGGGCCTTTGTAACGACAGCCGCCCATAGCACGGAAATTATAGatgcgcggcgcggcgcgcgttcTCCACCACCCTCCTCCCGCTCCTCCTCGTCGCTCTTCTTACATTATGGAGCAAATTATAAGAGCCACTTTGCGCGACGCGGACGAGCTCCGCGTTCGCTGCGAGCAGCGTAATAATTTAGCGGACGATGGATCGCCTATGGGCGCGTCGATCGTCTGCGAACTCCCGGCGAACTCCGGCGCGATCGAACACCCCCGCGACACGACCGCGCTCTGTCCTTTCGAACGGAGCGGGCGCACCGGTGCGCAACGTTCCATTTGCGAAAAAGGGTATACGGGAGAACGGCCGACGGTCGGCTTTTGTGTTAAAACATGGGGCTTGATAGATCGTGGGACGCGGCTCGAAAGAAGTGTACGAGCAACACAGTGGCGTCTTTAAAAttcagttatttatttatttatttattcattcattcagTTGTCAGAAAACTTTCAGTTATGCTTGTAAAGCCGTGTCTACAATGAGAATTTGAGGCATAAAAATTAAGCTTTAAGCTTTAatccgtaagaaattgaccaatcacgcGGTCAAGTGTTCTTTTCACACAttcaactgtgattggtcaatttatTACGGCTGAAGACTTAAAGCTTGAATTTTACGCATTAAATTCTCATTGTAGGCACCGCTCAACGCACTTCAGATTTCACAAAACAATACACTACGTATACAGATGTAAACTGAAGCATCGGTAATATACCACGACACGATGCGTATACCCGTGTATACAATTGTGAACTCGATATATCTTCTGCGCTCGATTTCCTTCTATATCAGAAAACCCGAGAGAGaaacaaagaaagagagagagagaaagggcgAGAGATAGGTCCCCTGTTATTCCGCACGCTTTCACCGCACGATAGCTACGGCCCTGCACGACGCTTTGAAATTACAAAGCACCCGCAAGACTGTATGAATACCGTCCCGGAATTATTCGAAGCGACGTTCCCTTCGAAGTCGACCTGCGCATCCACCCTCCCACCTTCCCTGCTCTCCCTTCAAAGTCTCACCTGTCTCCGAAACGAACTCTCCGAACGCGTATACCAGAGACGCTTGACGCGCGACAATGGCCCAACTTCGCGAAGGCACTCTTTGAGAGAAAAATCTACATTGAAGttttttttcgtataaaaCTTTCAGCAACTCTCGTAGCGTTAATCGAATCGATACAGTCTCGGggtttaattgatttaattaattcggcAGTCGAGCACGATTCTTATCTTCcaaagatgaaaataattttgtgttacCGCAGAAAATCGTAGAAAAGTGTATTGTAGCATTATTACCGACTTTAATAGcaaaattaccttttaatggaaattttaatagaaaatgaagatataaaatttctccCTTTTTCACTT
Proteins encoded:
- the LOC139812573 gene encoding uncharacterized protein: MEAETGQSSLQRLFRSTLPSQGISGLDVIRALHQTVVSLRSALDSSREELRRLQESVGNFSGESYADEVGRLALENHVLRRKILSRSCEFSCDAATSPPLQSKHVRLVVEAHMDQPTDPEETTMDVPKKIATDAKIAFNEPASDRDSGSSSNNNSPDLSSRANRPDKFQDSSKSSKSTVNTKITEIASTMLNVSLNENHKSSTLTTNVTGNEDEPRVEISGDPANMDHLDIPEKDTEDLSLKSISEGDNSVFSDQVDQSQIHRQGQPGDSPRPNEHSENESEELDDIELIFTTDETCRDLGLQEDLVSITETETWQHAGSGGQPILLKYTKSAEGESLVCNGEKTSSVEEPVSSQSSSIDREESVDRFDESSSTRLNKMWSQCSVLVETDISKCGVLEDTESTTGSSLRHVTRRNTLAAPPTAYRPIIHREALAGSRRKTTAPLRPVMDRSSGARKESGAQTDISALPAQWRSESYLAHKVAHTFTTLPSKFALPTGVPGRLRLSDKTREARRVMLSDISFTSMVPELSRSADHLCHEPHAQTCLSSRGCGLRTPEVHRRESLGSPAGYWPRCNPATGLPSPCDCRLSTDLYPSRYRGSLTSIPSPGLEVVGGPPRRHSWRATAASFDTWRVPVATSTPRPTWSSMPSSPTHVHPPSTSSKISKNAPKRTRSKVTFQECPMTRGSLPNLRSDSVGGENSGDSTESLIDEAEDYLRRSIDSMLTISSSNTDYWSRQTARRRRARRHSEPDLIRDWHPPQDAKPYLPKIPRDLKLDHLVKVISPEGRVLQGRVRYVGPVPGREEVHVGVELPYVNGSSDGTFHGRRFFDCEPDRAIFVPFKKVVLAWCTT